A single genomic interval of Gossypium raimondii isolate GPD5lz chromosome 11, ASM2569854v1, whole genome shotgun sequence harbors:
- the LOC105804588 gene encoding uncharacterized protein LOC105804588: MGKCNIVANKNGVLYLLLHLFLLCCLVVGEFYHVSGLNYTKYIKQASRLRLERIQKHLEKINKPPLITIQSPDGDIIDCVHKRKQPALDHPLLKNHKIQRVPPGMPKRLKQEEVRNSMGNEATIKGTPRQWQWQMWHSNGTRCPKGTVPIRRSSVHDVLRAKSLFHFGKKQRGFINPARRRADAPDIVSGNGHEHAIAYTGTTQEFYGARATINVWDPSIEEVNEFSLSQIWILSGSFNGSDLNSIEAGWQVSPELYGDNRPRLFTYWTTDSYEATGCYNLLCAGFVQTNSRIAIGASISPVSQYTANQYDITILIWKDPKLGNWWMGLGDNTLIGYWPAELFTHLADRATMVEWGGEVVNSRANGQHTSTQMGSGHFPEDGFGKSSYFRNLEVVDADNSLSSVRGISTLAENTNCYNIRSSYNKEWGTFFYYGGPGNNPRCP, encoded by the exons ATGGGTAAGTGTAACATTGTAGCCAACAAAAATGGTGTTTtatatcttcttcttcatctttttcttctttgttgccTTGTCGTGGGGGAATTTTATCATGTTTCAGGCCTAAACTACACAAAGTACATCAAGCAAGCGAGTAGGTTGAGGCTTGAAAGAATTCAAAAACACTTGGAAAAGATTAATAAGCCTCCTCTCATCACCATTCAA agcCCAGATGGAGATATCATAGATTGTGTCCACAAAAGAAAACAGCCAGCTTTAGATCATcctcttttaaaaaatcacaagattcaG AGAGTTCCCCCAGGGATGCCAAAAAGGTTGAAACAAGAAGAGGTAAGAAATTCAATGGGCAATGAGGCAACTATAAAGGGAACTCCAAGGCAATGGCAATGGCAAATGTGGCATAGCAATGGGACAAGATGTCCCAAAGGAACGGTGCCAATACGAAGAAGCTCGGTGCATGATGTTTTGAGGGCCAAGTCTTTGTTCCATTTTGGCAAGAAACAACGTGGATTTATCAACCCTGCACGCCGCCGTGCCGATGCACCAGATATCGTTAGCGGCAACGGTCACGAA CATGCGATTGCATATACGGGAACAACCCAAGAGTTCTATGGGGCGAGGGCAACTATAAACGTGTGGGACCCATCAATCGAAGAAGTCAACGAGTTCAGTCTATCACAGATTTGGATTCTTTCGGGATCATTCAACGGCTCTGATCTTAACAGTATCGAAGCTGGATGGCAG GTCAGTCCGGAGCTTTATGGTGACAATAGGCCAAGATTGTTCACTTATTGGACG ACCGACTCCTATGAAGCAACTGGATGTTACAACCTTCTATGCGCAGGCTTCGTTCAAACAAATAGTAGAATTGCAATTGGGGCTTCTATTTCTCCTGTTTCTCAATATACTGCAAATCAATATGACATTACCATCCTCATTTGGAAg GATCCTAAACTAGGGAATTGGTGGATGGGATTAGGTGACAATACTTTGATAGGTTACTGGCCAGCGGAGCTATTTACTCACCTAGCAGACCGGGCAACCATGGTGGAATGGGGTGGTGAAGTGGTGAACTCGAGGGCCAATGGCCAACACACCTCAACTCAGATGGGTTCCGGTCATTTTCCCGAAGACGGGTTCGGAAAATCGAGCTATTTTCGGAACTTAGAGGTTGTTGATGCGGATAATAGCTTGAGTTCTGTTCGTGGCATATCAACCCTAGCTGAAAATACAAATTGTTACAACATCAGGAGCTCATATAACAAGGAATGGGgcacatttttttattatgggGGGCCTGGGAATAACCCACGCTGCCCTTAG
- the LOC105801229 gene encoding uncharacterized protein LOC105801229, protein MCELSTASISEQLLVQYFYEGLMPQDRGMIDAVSGGALVDKTPEQARNLIANMAQNTQQFDLRRSDLGFEQQNSRPYNMSQPTHQNLSAEAKTHTMLEQMMKMMANQKKEIDGRLQSLESTVTQLQTRTSSTNVNLENLQAQVNNLLPSQPVANPRDNVSAITLRSGKELRSILKKVQNSDEEDDIEGKKVRFSNIEEENLALPKADLQPSQAAPKEAWKSRLQQPTTSHDAPFPQRLRKEKSDDVNAEILETFRKVQVNIPLIDAIKQVPRYAKYLKELCTSKRKLIGNEKISLGENVSAVFQKKLPTKCKDPGMFSIPCKIGDLKLDRAMLDLGASINVMPRSIYDRVQLGALKDTGLIIQLADRSNAYPDGVLEDVLVQINELVFPADFYVLDM, encoded by the exons ATGTGCGAGTTGTCCACAGCATCGATTAGCGAGCAGCTTTTAGtgcaatatttttatgaagGTCTGATGCCACAAGATCGAGGTATGATTGATGCCGTGAGTGGAGGTGCATTGGTTGATAAAACTCCTGAGCAAGCCCGAAATTTGATCGCTAATATGGCACAAAATACACAGCAATTCGATCTTAGGAGGTCCGACTTGG GATTTGAGCAGCAAAATTCCCGACCATATAATATGTCACAACCAACCCATCAAAACCTGAGTGCCGAAGCCAAGACCCATACCATGCTtgaacaaatgatgaagatgatggcTAACCAGAAGAAGGAAATCGATGGAAGGCTTCAGTCTTTGGAATCGACAGTGACGCAGTTGCAAACCAGAACCTCGTCGACCAACGTAAATCTTGAGAACTTGCAAGCACAGGTAAATAATCTGTTACCATCACAGCCCGTGGCAAATCCGAGGGATAATGTCAGTGCTATAACCTTGCGAAGTGGGAAGGAGTTGAGATCGATATTAAAAAAGGTCCAAAATAGCGACGAGGAAGACGACATTGAGGGAAAAAAGGTCCGATTTAGTAATATTGAAGAGGAAAATTTAGCCTTGCCAAAGGCTGATTTACAACCGTCGCAAGCAGCACCAAAGGAAGCATGGAAATCACGTTTACAACAGCCCACTACTTCGCACGAT GCACCATTTCCACAGCGTTTGAGGAAGGAAAAGTCAGACGACGTCAATGCCGAAATTCTAGAGACTTTCCGTAAGGTACAAGTTAATATTCCATTGATTGATGCAATAAAACAAGTGCCTAGATATGCTAAGTATTTGAAAGAATTATGCACatctaaaaggaaattaattggaaatgaaaaaattagCTTAGGCGAAAATGTCTCTGCggtatttcaaaagaaactccCAACTAAATGCAAAGATCCGGGAATGTTTTCGATACCTTGTAAGATAGGAGACCTTAAACTTGATAGAGCCATGCTTGATTTGGGAGCTTCTATAAATGTCATGCCTAGGAGTATCTACGATAGGGTTCAATTAGGTGCATTGAAAGACACAGGACTGATAATTCAACTAGCAGATAGGAGTAATGCCTACCCTGATGGTGTTTTAGAAGATGTTCTAGTGCAAATAAATGAGTTAGTCTTTCCGgctgatttttatgttttagacatGTGA